The Ornithinibacillus sp. 4-3 region GTATTTTGTTTATAAGTACCGTGTATATATTTTTCACCTATAAACTTTGCTCCGCCTCTTATTGCAGTATCAGGAGTAAACCATCCTTCATTATATGCCCGTATTGCACCTGTATTTAACGCATTTCCATCTACTGCACCAATACCAAACATATTATAGGTCGTTTTAATATTAGTTAAGCTATTACGATTAGCATTTGTAACCCTCACTGGATTGCCATTACTATTTAATCCAACCTCAACCCCATTTGCAAGAGCAGAAGTTCCATGCCCCGTTTCAAGAATTGCATGTGATATCAGATAGACTTCATTTATATTTTCTGCTTTCGCTGCGTTAATAAATGCTTGTCCTCGATTGTTCAATACACCTTTTCCTGCTAATAATTTATTTAGTTCAGATGCAGGTACATTAACACTTGAATCTAAACGTAAATGTTGAAACTCATCATTTTTATTAGGATCAAGATATTCTCTAATATCTCCTGCTAAAGGTCTTAACCAAGTAGAACGGATCTGATGCCAACTATCACTAGGTTTATAATTTACAACATTCACTTCTTGCCTTTGGTTAAGTTGTGCAAATGCATGAAAAGTAGTTCCTTTTCCTTCTCGCACATTAACAATTGCTGTAGAAATAGCTTTCGTCCCTGTAACATCAGCGGAATGTACATAATATGTTTTATTATTTATATTAACAGAGTACCATAGACTATTTCCGCTTCCCGTATGTCCAGTAATAGAAATATTGTCACCTTGTTTTAATGTTGTTATTGTTTTACTAGAAACATTTGCCTGTTCTTTTATTTCAGCAGTATTACTATATATTGTTGCATCTCCAGTTAATCGTAAATAACTTCCACTAACATAGGATGATTTATTCCTAAATTTATCTGTCATGATTGGACTACTCACACTATTGGCATTGGTTTGTCTACTCAATGCTTCATTAAAACTGTAACGAGATTGAGTGTTTTCGTATAAGGGTGTTCTTTTTTCTTCTACATAGCTAGAATGTACCCATATTCTTTTCCCTTGAAAATCTCCACGATACCAAGTATTGTTTCCTACTTTTTCGGTTAGATGTACTTGGAAAACTTGTCCTTTATATTTAGTTAAGCTGGAAAATACGGTATCTTTATTGCCACCCCAAGCTTTGGAAGTCGCTTTTCCAGTACCTTTAATTGTAAAGATTTTCGATTGCTTATCTACGCTTGTATGTGGATGAGTACTGAGATCCTTCGCATTGACCCAACCAATGACACCTTTGGTGGCACTTGGCTCTGTACTTAGGAGATAAAAAGTGTCATTGCCTACCTTAGCTTGTCTTTTAATATAGTAAACTTTATTCTTGTAGGCATCTCCTGCATTAAAGGAAGCTCCATTTAATTCTTTGTAGACCTTTATGGTTCCAGCACGGAAGTGTCCTAATCTACTTGTTTTACTTTCTATTGCCTCTTCTACTTGACTAGCATGTACCCATATTCTTTTTCCTTGAAAATCTCCGCGGTACCAAGTATTGTTGCCTACTTTTTCTGTTAAATGAACTTGAAAGGCTTGCCCTTTATATTTGGTTAAGCTGGAAAACACGGTATCTTTACTTCCACCCCAAGCTTTAGAAGTTGCTTTTCCATTGCCTTTAAGCGTAAAATTTTTCTTTTGTTTGTCGACACCAGTATGTGGATGGGTACTAAGATCCTTCGCATTCACCCAACCAATGACACCTTTGGTGGCACTAGGTTCTGTACTTAGGAGATAAAAGGTGTCTTTGCCTACCTTAGCTTGTCTTTTAATATAGTAAACTTTATTCTTGTAGGCATCTCCCGCATTAAAGGAAGCTCCATTTAATTGCTTATACACCTTTTTGGTTCCAGCACGGAAATGGCCTAATCTACTTGTAGCGCTTTCTTTAGGTGCTTCTACATAATTAGCGTGCAGCCAAACTCTTTTCCCATCTAAATCTCCGCGATACCAAGTATTGTTTCCTACTTTTTCTGTTAGGTTTACTCGGAAGCTTTGCCCTTTATACTTATTCATATTTCCATAAACGGTATCCTTACTGCCGCCCCAAGCTTTGGTTGTAGCCTTTCCATTGCCTTTGATCGTCAGGACTTTTTGATGCTTATCGACTCCGGTATGCGTATGCGTACTAACATCTTTCGCATTCACCCAACCAACGACACCTTTGGTGGCACTAGGTTCTGTACTCATAAGATAAAAAGTATTATTGCCTACTTTGGCTTGCCTTTTAATATAGTAGACTTTATTTTTGTAAGCATCTCCTGCGTTAAAGGAAGCTCCATTTAACTGCTTATACACTTTGATCGTTCCAGCACGGAAATGACCGAGTCTACTTGTCTTACTTTCTTGAATGGAGGCACTTTGTGAGAAAGTCATGATATTCAAATTCGCAGGTTTGTTTTCTACTATTTCACTAGCCTCGTTTTCACTTTCTTCTGTGGATGGGTCAGACTCTGCCTCTTCTGCTTCTTCTACCACTTCTGGTTGTTGCTCCTCGAGGTCTTCTTCAACTGCTTCTGTTGATTGTTCCTCATTGTTCTCTTGTTCATCCTCTAACGGCTGTTCGTTTGCATCTTCTGATAAATTTTCTTCTGTATGTATGTCTTCATCAGCATCATTTTCTAGATCCTGATCAACATCTGATTCTTCAGCTTCAAAGAGCTTAGCTTCCCATTCTTCTAAGGAATAGATGTATTCATTTGGTATGTAACCTTCCATAACTTGTGGTGCTTCATCTGTTTCTAACACTTCATCCTCTTTTAAAATAAAGTGGATGAACGAAACTTCTTC contains the following coding sequences:
- a CDS encoding GW dipeptide domain-containing protein gives rise to the protein MKKISTIVIIFMLFTTLFPASFLAEASTENVKGEETSVEESVILYTDEETEEIHVYEDELLESISHTIPNPSEVDLLFIEKSETEEVSFIHFILKEDEVLETDEAPQVMEGYIPNEYIYSLEEWEAKLFEAEESDVDQDLENDADEDIHTEENLSEDANEQPLEDEQENNEEQSTEAVEEDLEEQQPEVVEEAEEAESDPSTEESENEASEIVENKPANLNIMTFSQSASIQESKTSRLGHFRAGTIKVYKQLNGASFNAGDAYKNKVYYIKRQAKVGNNTFYLMSTEPSATKGVVGWVNAKDVSTHTHTGVDKHQKVLTIKGNGKATTKAWGGSKDTVYGNMNKYKGQSFRVNLTEKVGNNTWYRGDLDGKRVWLHANYVEAPKESATSRLGHFRAGTKKVYKQLNGASFNAGDAYKNKVYYIKRQAKVGKDTFYLLSTEPSATKGVIGWVNAKDLSTHPHTGVDKQKKNFTLKGNGKATSKAWGGSKDTVFSSLTKYKGQAFQVHLTEKVGNNTWYRGDFQGKRIWVHASQVEEAIESKTSRLGHFRAGTIKVYKELNGASFNAGDAYKNKVYYIKRQAKVGNDTFYLLSTEPSATKGVIGWVNAKDLSTHPHTSVDKQSKIFTIKGTGKATSKAWGGNKDTVFSSLTKYKGQVFQVHLTEKVGNNTWYRGDFQGKRIWVHSSYVEEKRTPLYENTQSRYSFNEALSRQTNANSVSSPIMTDKFRNKSSYVSGSYLRLTGDATIYSNTAEIKEQANVSSKTITTLKQGDNISITGHTGSGNSLWYSVNINNKTYYVHSADVTGTKAISTAIVNVREGKGTTFHAFAQLNQRQEVNVVNYKPSDSWHQIRSTWLRPLAGDIREYLDPNKNDEFQHLRLDSSVNVPASELNKLLAGKGVLNNRGQAFINAAKAENINEVYLISHAILETGHGTSALANGVEVGLNSNGNPVRVTNANRNSLTNIKTTYNMFGIGAVDGNALNTGAIRAYNEGWFTPDTAIRGGAKFIGEKYIHGTYKQNTLYKMRWNPVAPSTHQYASDIAWSIKQISNIKNMYNQLNNPTLHFDIVKYK